The sequence GTATTTAGTAATGTTTTATCTTTGTACTGCATCCCTGCTCTAACATAAGCTTCACTATAATCTAAATACTTGGGAACAGCATTAGTGGCAGCTTGTACTGTTTTAACTAATGAACTCATAGGCAGCACTGTCATTGTAAAGCAGTAAACTAACAATATTCCTACTATTTTTTTTAGTTTTGACATAAAAAATCCCCCTTATAATAAAATTATTTATGCTAATTTTACCATAGGGAGATAGGCAAGCCAAGCCAATACTTGGTGGAAATTTTGTCCAAAATATTTTATTCGTATTTATCATTTGCATTTAAATTGAATTAATCCAACTCACATCTTTAAAGTCTCCTCTAAAGAATCCTTTATCTGGTTTTTAATATACTTTGCTCTAAAGCTTCTGCCAATATACGCATTTTTAAAAATTTCATTTAACTTAAAATAAACACTCTTATCTTCATTACTATATTTATAAGCTTCTTTATAGCTCTCAAAGTTATATTTTTCATCCTCTACAAGCTCTAATCTTAAACCTTTAGCCCTAGAATCATTCATTTTCTCATATACGTAAGCCAAATTCCACTTTAACATTATATTTTCTTTATTAGCATTCAATCCATTAATTAAAGCATCTTTGGCAATTAATAACTTCTTCCGCTCGAGCTCGTTACCATTAATATCTTTAATAAAAGAATCACTTCTAGATTGATATATTCTCCAATCATTAAATAAATTTATATTTGTTACAATTTGGCTAATATTAAACTTTTCATACATTATAGCTAAATATGAGGTTCTTAATATGCTTTCATTAAAGATTATTATACAAGATAATATTATCATGCAGCATAATATAATTTTATATCTTACCTTGGTATCCTCCTTAACCTCTACATTTTTATTTCTGCATATCACGACAAATAGTAAAAGAATTATTATACTTGAATAAGCAAAATCAAAATCTAGCAAGGAATGAATAAACACTATTAATAGCACAGCCAACTCATCAATTTTTCTTTTCTTAAGTAATATTATTGATCCATATACTATTATTACTATTAACGCAATGCCACCAACAATGCCTAATTCAAATGATGTATGTAAGATTGAATTATGAATATACTTTATATCATAAAATCCACTTTGAATTTTAAATTGCTTATATTCAAAAGTATTTATCCCATGTCCTACAAAATTAAGATTTCTTATAACATCTTCAAATGTAAGAAGTCTTTCTTGAAATGATCCATTACTAATACTTATATTCTCTATTCTCTGAAATGTATTTATTTTTGAAACTATAGTAAATGATGCAATAATAAGCAGCATAATTACCCATGAAATTTTTTTGTTTTTAAAACCTTTGAATTCCAAAAACAAATAAAATATAACTGGCAAAATGGTTATTCCTACTATGGGTATATTCTCTATTAGAGTAAAAACTATTAGTGAAGCTATAAAGGTTTCTGATAGCACCATTTCTCTTCTTCTAAATTCTATGTATACTATATTGATCAATAACAAGATTAAAGTTGTTCTCGAGCCAGTAAATAATATAGTTATTATGTATATAATGTTTAAAATTTCAGAAAATTTCTCTGTATTATACCTACAATTGATATTTATAAACATAAGCATTAACAGTGCATAACTATTAGCATAACCCAAGTTTCCATATACCCTTGCACCATAGTATACTCCTACATAAAATATATAACCCAAGGCTACTACTGCTGAAATTATCAATGTTATATTTATATCCTTATTTTTTATATTTTCACTCATTGCTTTGAATACAAGATAATAAATAGGTATAATAACATAAAAACTCATTGAACCTATTTGATCTATTTTCATTCCATTAATTATAATAGAAACAATGCTGCAAATAACTAAACTTAAAGTCATTATAATAAAACTCTTATTAATAGACTTTGGTCTATTTTTACACAAAAAAATAACTCCAAGTAAAATCAATATCCAATTAGATAAATTATATCCAAGCATAGTTACAGGAATAACTGCAACTATAACTAAAATAATAGTGTTAAAAATCGTCATAGCATCTCCTTAATTGAAAATTTATCTCTAATATTTATTAGATTTTTCGTAAAATAAAAAAGAAACTGTAACACTATTTGACATACTCTTTAATAAATTATAAAAAAGTGTGTCAAATTTGTATTAAACAGCTTCTTCAAATCATACAAATCTTATTATTACTTAATTTTTCATAACAGCCCTTTCCAAACAGAAGGATAAAACTTGTAATTTATTATATAATCTTTTTGTTGGCGTAATAATATTTTACTATAAATCTGAAACTTATTGGGTTTCAAATTTATTTTTTGTAATTTAAAGAGGCTGGGTACTAATTACTTAGTGTTACAGCCTCATTACCGTAAAACTTGTTTCATTAAAATGTTTTAAATCTCACTATAACATTTTAAGTCAAAACTATTAATATTCTTTATATTTCTAATCAAAATATAAAGAATGTACAAAAATATTTTCAAGTTATAAAGACGTTGATTTACATTCAATATTCATTTCAATGATAAATCACTTATTGGTCTTATTTACAATCAACTGTTCAATATTATTTATATTAGTGAACATACTCCAATCTAAATCTTCTGCATCAAAAACGATATTAAATGTTTCTTCTATTTCAGTAACAATACTAATTAATGCCAAAGAATCTAAATTCAAATCATCAATTAAGTTTAGTTCATCTGAAAAAATATAGTTTGGATTTTTACTATACTTGTCAATAATTGTTTTTAAAATTTCTCTCATCTCTTCTTCTACCTCCTACAATAATTTATTCTCAAATATTTCATTTTTAAGAGCTCTATCATCATCTATAAATGGGTATTCATAAACAAATTCTACATTAAACTTATTAAATCCTTGAATATTATAAATAGAATTTTTAATAAATTCATCTTCAAATTTCTTCTTATATTGTTCATTAACTACAGCATATACGACAAGCTTATAGTCTTCTGTTTGAATTATTTTTATTTTTTGTATGTCAATGTATGACATATGAAAGTTGATATATCTAAGAATTTTTCTATATACTTCACTACCATAATAATCTGTATTAACAAGTTTCTGCTTATCACGACCTGGTTGCAGTTCTATCCATGGAGCACAATTTCCACATTCACATTCACCATAATGCATCTTTCCTCTATCTCCTAAATAATATTTGAAAAATGGCATACTAAGATGAGCATAACTAGTAACTATTACTTCTCCTACAATTCCTTCATCTCTAATAATTTTGCCATGATCATCAATCAAGTCTACCCTCAAATAATCATTATTAACGTGCATTTTACCACATTTACATTCATATGCAATATTCCAAAACTCTCTACAACCATATTGACTTAAAAAAGTTGCTGATTTAAAGACTTTTTTCATACTTTCAATCTCATCTGGAAATAATTTTTGACTAGTTGTTTCCACTAATTTAATAGGGATTCTCGATATTTGCTCACCATAATTATTTTCTAAAATACTATCAAATAATTTTCTAATTTGTAATGCTGTTGCAAGCAACCACTTTGCTTCAGACTCGCCTAAATGCTTCATAATATTAAAGTGACTTTTTTTATTTACGTCTCTAAAGCACTTTTTTAAATATTCATCTCTAGGTTCCAAAAGAAGAAAACCATTATCCCATAATATTTCATCGGAAACATTTCTTCTGCATTTCATTAGATATTTGGACTCAGTAAACTTTTCAATTTGATTTTTTAAAACCGTAAAGGGTTTTCCAGTTGTACCAGTTGTTGTTTCTAATATCCACTTTTTATTTCCATCAACTATTGTCCTATCATGATTCCAAGAAATATCAGACATATCATGAAATAACTTTAATAATTCATCTTGTCCTAATTCTGATTTAAAATCAGAAACAATATATTCTCTCAAGTTATGTTCTACTTCAGCTTTATTAATAATAGGTAAACTGTCATAAATACTTTCTATATTTTCAAGATTAATATCAAAATCTTTAAAATATTCTTTAAAGTAAGGATTATTATTTTTTAGTTTATTAATCAAATTCAACAATCTTTCATTACTATTCACTTAAATACACCTCTCATCATATAATTATATATCAAAAATAATTTGTTATATATTTCAAAAATGCTAACATTGTAAAATATCTTTTCATTTCCTATGCCAAAATTAATAATGTACTTTACATTCACTATATTGAAATTTTTTATGATTACTATTAAATATCTTGTTATATTTATTTTCAACGCTACTAAACCCTAAATAAGTATTAATATCTATAAATCACCTATTAATAATCAATTATTCAATATCCTTTACATTAGTAAAAGCATTTCAAATTTCATATTTATTAGCTTGTTGTTAATTTCCAGCGCTCTCATATCTTTCAGTACCCTTTTTGAAAACAAAATATGAAATATTAAATATAATAATTGAAATTACACATTCCATTCCAACTGTTTTGAAAAACCCATTCTTATTCAAAAAATAAGTTGCTGGAATATATGCTACAAAAGCAAATGGCATTATATAAACCAATACAAATTTTATTATTTTAGGATATACCTCGATTGGGTATTTTGCAAAATCTGATGTATCATACGCAGTTTGTAAGAAAGGAGCACTCTCTTTTACCCAAAATGCTAATGAAGCAAAAAATAACTTCACTGATGTATAAATAATAGCTCCTGCAACTACTGATAAAATGAAACATAAAATAAATTTCGTGGATATGTTAATTATGTTCAATTTTATAGCTCTGCACACTAGAATTAAACCAATAAGCACTTCTCCCAAAGCATCAAATTGAATTTTCTCACATATTATCTGAAAAAAAAGATTCATAGGCCTTAGCATATATCGATCAAAGGTTCCTCGTACAACCATTTGCCATGCAAGCATCCATAAATTATCTGTAAATAAATGATCCAATCCTCTTGGAATCTGAGAAAATCCATATATAAAAATCAACTGTTCAAAACTCCATCCACTAAGAGCTGGTATCCTTTTAAATATCAAATATAGAAATATAATCCCTGAAGCTTGAGAACATAAAAAGCCAAACAACCCCATCAAAAAATCAACTTTTGATTGTAATAATGATTTTATATATTGTCTACAAAAGATAAAATATAATTTTGAATATCCTACTATACCAATCTTCATTATTTATCATCCCCCTAAAACTACTAATCTCTTAGTAGCTTTTTTCCATAATACGGTACCACAATAATACAAAATAATAATCCAAACTATTTGTCTAACAATAATCATCATAGTATCAAACTTTGAACATTTTCCCATATATATCATAACAGGTAAATATGTCATAGATGAAAAAGGCAGTATTGAAAAAACCTTTTGTACTACTTCTGGAAAAAAAGATAATGGAATGAGTTGGCCGGTAAGTATTCCTAAAACAGCACTTTTAGCAATGTTCAGTCCAAAAATGTACGTAGTATAAAATGCTAACATTCCAAATAAATAATCAAATAATACATATATAAAAAAACTGAACAAACTACTAAGTAAAAATAGTGCAATATTTACAATACTCGTAACTGCAATTCCCAAATAAATTACTCTATATATTTCAACTCCTATCCAAATAAATAATGATGGAACAACGAATTTATAAACTAAAGTACCAAATGCCTTAAAAATTAAACTTAATCTATAGTCTAAAGGTTTAGTTAAATTTATAGCTATTGAGCCGTCAACAATATTACTACCTATCTCATCTGAAATTCCTATTGTAGCATATCCAGAAATGACATACGACATAAAAACATATAGCATCATTTCATTTTCACTAAAACCGCCAATAATGCCTCCATTAGAATTTTTATAAATTGCCATCCATAAGAAAAAAACAATAAACATACTAAAAATTCTTCCAAGAATTAAAAGATAAAACCTTCCTCTGTAAGCAAAACTGCTTTTAATCTTATTGGCTGCAAAAGGCCAATATACT comes from Clostridium sp. TW13 and encodes:
- a CDS encoding ABC transporter permease, producing the protein MLTMFRVYWPFAANKIKSSFAYRGRFYLLILGRIFSMFIVFFLWMAIYKNSNGGIIGGFSENEMMLYVFMSYVISGYATIGISDEIGSNIVDGSIAINLTKPLDYRLSLIFKAFGTLVYKFVVPSLFIWIGVEIYRVIYLGIAVTSIVNIALFLLSSLFSFFIYVLFDYLFGMLAFYTTYIFGLNIAKSAVLGILTGQLIPLSFFPEVVQKVFSILPFSSMTYLPVMIYMGKCSKFDTMMIIVRQIVWIIILYYCGTVLWKKATKRLVVLGG
- a CDS encoding acyl carrier protein, which produces MREILKTIIDKYSKNPNYIFSDELNLIDDLNLDSLALISIVTEIEETFNIVFDAEDLDWSMFTNINNIEQLIVNKTNK
- a CDS encoding O-antigen ligase family protein produces the protein MTIFNTIILVIVAVIPVTMLGYNLSNWILILLGVIFLCKNRPKSINKSFIIMTLSLVICSIVSIIINGMKIDQIGSMSFYVIIPIYYLVFKAMSENIKNKDINITLIISAVVALGYIFYVGVYYGARVYGNLGYANSYALLMLMFININCRYNTEKFSEILNIIYIITILFTGSRTTLILLLINIVYIEFRRREMVLSETFIASLIVFTLIENIPIVGITILPVIFYLFLEFKGFKNKKISWVIMLLIIASFTIVSKINTFQRIENISISNGSFQERLLTFEDVIRNLNFVGHGINTFEYKQFKIQSGFYDIKYIHNSILHTSFELGIVGGIALIVIIVYGSIILLKKRKIDELAVLLIVFIHSLLDFDFAYSSIIILLLFVVICRNKNVEVKEDTKVRYKIILCCMIILSCIIIFNESILRTSYLAIMYEKFNISQIVTNINLFNDWRIYQSRSDSFIKDINGNELERKKLLIAKDALINGLNANKENIMLKWNLAYVYEKMNDSRAKGLRLELVEDEKYNFESYKEAYKYSNEDKSVYFKLNEIFKNAYIGRSFRAKYIKNQIKDSLEETLKM
- a CDS encoding ABC transporter permease → MKIGIVGYSKLYFIFCRQYIKSLLQSKVDFLMGLFGFLCSQASGIIFLYLIFKRIPALSGWSFEQLIFIYGFSQIPRGLDHLFTDNLWMLAWQMVVRGTFDRYMLRPMNLFFQIICEKIQFDALGEVLIGLILVCRAIKLNIINISTKFILCFILSVVAGAIIYTSVKLFFASLAFWVKESAPFLQTAYDTSDFAKYPIEVYPKIIKFVLVYIMPFAFVAYIPATYFLNKNGFFKTVGMECVISIIIFNISYFVFKKGTERYESAGN